In the genome of Shewanella glacialimarina, one region contains:
- the ispH gene encoding 4-hydroxy-3-methylbut-2-enyl diphosphate reductase, with the protein MLKVDPTSAKLNILLANPRGFCAGVDRAISIVERALELFEPPIYVRHEVVHNRYVVQNLKDRGAIFVEELEQVPDNSIVIFSAHGVSQAVRKEAKQRGLKVFDATCPLVTKVHLQVTRASRKGIECILIGHEGHPEVEGTMGQYDNDKGGVYLIESPEDVAALSVKNADNLCFVTQTTLSVDDTLDIIAALQKRFPSIEGPRKDDICYATQNRQDAVRGLSAQVDLLIVVGSKNSSNSNRLRELAEKTGTQAYLVDTAADVDPSWFKDVSKVAVTAGASAPEVLVQQVVKAIAEHAPSVVTEVEGRKEDIVFAVPAELR; encoded by the coding sequence ATGCTAAAAGTTGATCCTACTTCAGCTAAACTCAATATTTTATTAGCAAACCCACGTGGTTTTTGCGCGGGTGTTGATCGTGCCATCAGTATTGTTGAACGTGCTTTAGAGTTATTTGAACCGCCTATTTATGTGCGTCATGAGGTAGTACATAACCGATATGTAGTTCAAAACTTAAAAGATCGTGGTGCGATATTTGTTGAAGAGCTAGAACAAGTACCCGATAACTCAATTGTTATCTTCAGTGCACATGGTGTTTCTCAAGCGGTTAGAAAAGAAGCCAAGCAGCGTGGTTTAAAAGTGTTTGATGCAACTTGTCCCTTAGTGACTAAAGTACATTTACAAGTGACTCGAGCAAGTCGCAAAGGTATTGAATGTATTTTAATTGGCCATGAAGGCCATCCTGAAGTAGAAGGGACCATGGGGCAGTACGACAATGATAAGGGTGGCGTTTATTTAATTGAGTCACCAGAAGATGTCGCAGCATTGTCGGTGAAAAATGCGGATAACTTATGTTTTGTTACCCAAACTACATTATCTGTCGACGATACGCTCGACATTATCGCTGCTTTACAGAAACGCTTTCCTTCAATCGAAGGGCCACGTAAAGATGATATTTGCTATGCCACTCAAAATCGTCAAGATGCGGTTAGGGGGCTTTCTGCACAAGTCGATTTACTGATTGTTGTAGGTTCTAAAAATAGCTCTAATTCAAACAGGTTGCGAGAGCTGGCTGAAAAAACCGGTACCCAAGCTTACCTAGTTGATACTGCAGCAGATGTCGACCCTAGCTGGTTTAAAGATGTTTCTAAAGTTGCCGTTACAGCAGGAGCTTCAGCTCCTGAAGTACTGGTTCAGCAAGTTGTTAAGGCTATTGCTGAGCATGCACCAAGTGTGGTTACTGAAGTTGAAGGGCGTAAAGAAGACATTGTTTTTGCTGTGCCTGCAGAGCTAAGGTAG
- a CDS encoding pilus assembly PilX family protein, giving the protein MKKQQGVVLFFSLIILVIMTVIGVALAVNSTQSLRMAGAGSERIEAMMSAQGAQVKVIADNEGAVMGAMSVVTVMNDAVLGVTNTITPMSVGDVDCQRSMKANSGISLICRRFEVSSRASFGRSNLGQVTVILGFEQEMLP; this is encoded by the coding sequence ATAAAAAAGCAGCAGGGAGTCGTTTTATTCTTCTCTTTGATCATTTTAGTCATAATGACAGTTATAGGTGTCGCGCTTGCAGTAAATTCTACCCAGTCATTACGTATGGCTGGTGCGGGATCTGAGCGAATAGAGGCCATGATGTCTGCTCAAGGTGCGCAGGTAAAGGTCATAGCTGATAATGAAGGCGCTGTAATGGGTGCTATGAGTGTCGTGACTGTAATGAATGATGCCGTATTAGGCGTGACGAATACGATTACTCCTATGTCAGTAGGTGATGTTGACTGCCAACGCAGTATGAAGGCTAATTCGGGAATATCACTAATATGCCGACGCTTTGAAGTATCAAGTAGAGCAAGTTTTGGTCGCAGTAATTTAGGGCAAGTTACTGTTATTTTAGGTTTTGAACAAGAAATGTTACCTTAG
- a CDS encoding PilW family protein has translation MLKKITLLAGLSLVELMVAMLISLFLTAGLFSMFSMSSSNVTTTSQFNQLQENGRIALAIMERDISQLGFTGDITGTDFIVGTNTIVSASAVPNDCVGAGVNNASFPNNQLSHFRRLWGYEAGVSGEVLACITPNAKIDVLQMKRLVGPSVLPANINPTRYYAASTSTQIEIFNGNAVPPTLMNSRIWEYQHHVYYIENDGDIPILKRRTLSIGNGMNNDEQLVEGIENMRILYGFDNNGDDTADSYMPVQNVTSLMWDNAFFQRLVSLRVYLLVRSSQEDRSYTNNVTYTLGDKTVGPLNDNFRRKVVSTTIVLENPVLIRN, from the coding sequence ATGCTAAAAAAAATAACATTACTAGCGGGACTGTCGCTTGTTGAATTAATGGTCGCCATGCTGATCAGCTTGTTTTTAACCGCAGGTCTTTTTAGCATGTTTAGCATGTCATCAAGTAATGTGACCACCACGAGCCAGTTTAACCAATTACAAGAAAATGGCCGTATCGCATTAGCTATTATGGAAAGAGATATTAGTCAACTAGGTTTTACAGGTGATATTACCGGCACCGACTTTATTGTTGGCACCAATACTATTGTATCAGCTTCAGCAGTGCCTAATGATTGTGTTGGCGCCGGTGTAAATAATGCAAGCTTCCCTAATAACCAGCTTTCTCACTTTAGGCGGTTGTGGGGTTATGAAGCCGGGGTAAGTGGTGAAGTGTTGGCCTGCATTACCCCAAATGCGAAGATTGATGTTCTACAGATGAAGCGTCTTGTTGGTCCGTCCGTTTTGCCTGCCAATATTAATCCTACTCGTTATTATGCAGCATCTACATCTACTCAGATTGAAATTTTTAATGGTAATGCTGTTCCACCTACCCTAATGAACAGCCGTATTTGGGAATATCAACATCATGTTTACTATATTGAGAATGACGGTGATATTCCAATATTAAAACGTCGTACACTTTCAATTGGTAATGGGATGAATAACGATGAGCAATTAGTTGAAGGCATCGAAAATATGCGTATTTTGTATGGTTTTGACAATAATGGTGATGATACTGCAGACAGTTATATGCCTGTACAAAATGTAACATCACTTATGTGGGATAATGCATTTTTCCAACGTTTAGTGTCTCTTCGGGTTTACCTGTTAGTGCGTAGCTCCCAAGAAGACAGAAGTTATACTAACAACGTGACATATACTTTGGGTGATAAAACCGTTGGCCCACTTAATGATAACTTTCGTCGAAAAGTTGTCTCCACGACTATTGTATTAGAAAATCCTGTTTTAATTAGGAATTAA
- the ileS gene encoding isoleucine--tRNA ligase: MSDYKLTLNLPETEFPMRGNLANREPEMLNRWTQDGLYQHIREHRAGRKPFILHDGPPYANGSIHIGHSVNKILKDIIIKSKTMSGFDAPYIPGWDCHGLPIELKVEQKVGKPGQKISAAEFREECRKYAAIQVDGQRDDFIRLGVLGDWQNPYLTMDFTTEANIVRSLAKVIDSGHLHKGVKPVHWCTDCGSALAEAEVEYEDKTSPAIDVAFEATDSAAVAAKFAVENYPHPVSMAIWTTTPWTLPANRALSLSPEFTYSLVEFTKDGVTAAVILGQVLVESCVERYGFDSHKIIGEVKGAELELTRFKHPFLSFDVPAILGDHVTTEAGTGIVHTAPGHGQDDFVVGQLYGLEVANPVGDNGVFKPDTEFFAGQHVFKANDNVVALLKEKSALLNHVAYRHSYPHCWRHKTPIIFRATPQWFISMDNKGLRAQALAEIKKTHWLPDWGQSRIEKMVENRPDWCISRQRTWGVPITLFVHRETDEIHPDSVSLMERIAHRIEQQGIQAWWDLDESELLGEEASQYRKVTDTLDVWYDSGSSFSSVVAARPEFQGHDIDLYLEGSDQHRGWFMSSLMISTAMNGKAPYKQVLTHGFTVDGKGRKMSKSVGNVIAPLQVTNKLGADILRLWVAATDYSGEMTVSDEILNRSADAYRRIRNTARFLLANLSGFNPETDMVAPEDMVALDRWVMRRADALQSEIIAAYDQYNFHLVTQKLMQFCSIELGAFYLDIIKDRQYTAKQDGNARRSCQSALFHISEAMVRWITPILSFTADEIWQLLPGKRDKYVFTEEWYQGLQSVTLKSDLSDDYWQKLLAVRNEVNKVIEQARRDKRVGGSLEAEVTLFADAELAAELAKLDDELRFVLLTSKAVVAPLADAPADAVVTELENLKLVVTKSEAQKCERCWHHREEVSTIEAHPTLCQRCVTNIEGEGEQREFA, encoded by the coding sequence ATGAGCGACTATAAACTGACTTTGAATTTGCCGGAAACTGAGTTTCCGATGCGCGGTAATTTAGCTAATCGCGAGCCAGAAATGTTAAATCGCTGGACGCAGGATGGGTTATATCAACACATTCGTGAACATAGAGCTGGCCGTAAACCGTTTATTTTGCACGATGGCCCTCCTTATGCGAATGGCAGTATTCATATTGGTCACTCTGTAAACAAAATCCTAAAAGACATTATTATTAAATCAAAAACCATGTCTGGTTTTGATGCGCCTTATATCCCTGGTTGGGATTGTCACGGTTTGCCGATCGAGTTAAAAGTCGAGCAAAAAGTGGGCAAACCAGGGCAAAAAATTTCAGCGGCTGAATTTCGTGAAGAGTGTCGTAAATATGCTGCTATTCAGGTAGACGGTCAGCGCGATGACTTCATTCGTTTAGGTGTGCTAGGTGACTGGCAAAACCCTTACCTCACCATGGATTTCACTACTGAAGCTAACATTGTGCGTTCATTAGCCAAAGTTATTGACAGCGGCCATTTACACAAAGGTGTAAAGCCAGTGCATTGGTGTACTGACTGTGGCTCAGCACTTGCTGAAGCTGAAGTTGAATATGAAGATAAAACATCACCAGCGATTGATGTTGCTTTTGAAGCGACAGATAGTGCTGCTGTTGCAGCAAAATTTGCTGTAGAAAATTATCCTCATCCAGTATCAATGGCTATCTGGACCACAACACCGTGGACATTACCGGCTAACCGCGCGTTATCTTTAAGCCCTGAGTTTACCTACAGCTTAGTGGAGTTTACTAAAGACGGTGTGACAGCTGCTGTGATTTTAGGCCAAGTGTTGGTTGAGTCATGTGTTGAACGTTATGGATTTGATTCACATAAAATTATTGGTGAAGTCAAAGGCGCAGAGCTTGAACTGACTCGTTTTAAACACCCATTTTTAAGCTTTGATGTGCCTGCGATTCTTGGCGACCATGTTACTACTGAAGCGGGTACAGGTATTGTTCACACTGCACCTGGGCACGGTCAAGACGACTTTGTTGTTGGCCAGTTATACGGTTTAGAAGTAGCTAACCCTGTTGGTGATAACGGTGTATTTAAGCCTGATACTGAGTTTTTTGCCGGTCAACATGTGTTTAAAGCCAATGACAACGTAGTTGCACTATTGAAAGAAAAAAGCGCACTGCTTAACCACGTTGCTTATCGCCACAGCTACCCACATTGCTGGCGTCACAAAACCCCGATTATCTTTCGCGCTACACCGCAGTGGTTCATTTCAATGGACAACAAAGGTTTACGTGCGCAAGCTTTAGCTGAAATCAAGAAAACGCATTGGCTACCGGATTGGGGTCAAAGCCGTATTGAAAAAATGGTTGAAAATCGCCCAGATTGGTGTATTTCACGTCAACGGACTTGGGGTGTACCAATCACATTATTTGTACATCGTGAAACCGATGAGATACATCCAGATAGCGTGTCATTGATGGAGCGTATAGCGCATCGAATTGAGCAACAAGGCATTCAAGCTTGGTGGGACTTAGATGAATCAGAACTATTAGGTGAAGAAGCCTCTCAGTATCGTAAAGTCACTGACACCTTAGATGTTTGGTATGACTCAGGCTCTTCATTCTCATCTGTTGTTGCGGCGCGTCCAGAGTTTCAAGGCCATGATATTGATTTATACCTTGAAGGTAGCGATCAACACCGCGGCTGGTTTATGTCATCACTGATGATTTCTACCGCGATGAACGGCAAGGCGCCTTATAAGCAAGTACTTACACACGGTTTTACCGTTGATGGTAAAGGCCGTAAAATGTCTAAATCAGTTGGTAACGTGATTGCGCCATTGCAAGTCACCAATAAGTTGGGTGCCGACATTTTACGTTTATGGGTCGCGGCAACCGATTATAGCGGTGAAATGACTGTTTCTGATGAGATTTTAAATCGTAGCGCCGATGCGTATCGCCGTATTCGAAATACCGCTCGTTTCTTGTTGGCTAACTTAAGCGGCTTTAACCCAGAAACCGATATGGTAGCGCCAGAAGATATGGTGGCATTAGATCGCTGGGTAATGCGTCGTGCTGATGCGCTACAAAGTGAAATTATTGCCGCGTATGATCAATATAATTTCCACTTAGTGACTCAAAAGTTAATGCAGTTCTGTTCAATTGAATTAGGTGCATTCTACTTAGATATCATTAAGGATCGTCAATATACCGCTAAGCAAGATGGTAATGCTCGTCGTAGCTGTCAATCGGCATTATTTCATATTTCTGAAGCTATGGTACGTTGGATCACCCCAATTCTAAGCTTTACCGCAGATGAAATCTGGCAATTGTTACCAGGCAAACGCGATAAGTATGTGTTTACTGAAGAATGGTATCAAGGGTTACAGTCTGTCACTCTTAAAAGCGATTTAAGTGATGATTACTGGCAGAAGCTGCTTGCTGTACGTAATGAAGTGAATAAAGTGATCGAACAAGCCCGCCGTGATAAACGTGTTGGTGGTTCATTAGAAGCTGAAGTGACTTTATTTGCCGATGCAGAACTTGCCGCAGAGCTAGCTAAGTTAGATGACGAATTACGTTTTGTATTATTAACCTCAAAAGCAGTAGTTGCGCCTTTAGCTGATGCACCAGCAGATGCTGTAGTAACTGAACTTGAAAATCTAAAATTAGTGGTAACTAAAAGTGAAGCGCAGAAATGCGAGCGTTGCTGGCATCACCGTGAAGAAGTTAGCACCATTGAAGCCCACCCAACATTGTGTCAACGCTGTGTGACCAATATTGAAGGTGAAGGCGAACAACGTGAGTTTGCATAG
- the lspA gene encoding signal peptidase II, giving the protein MSTVPLNWKDSGLRWYWVAVFVFIADQLSKQWVLENFDLYESIQLLPFFNFTYVRNYGAAFSFLSDAGGWQRWFFAVIAIGFSTLLTIWLRKQSHQLLRTNLAYTLVIGGALGNLVDRLMHGFVVDFVDFYWKTSHYPAFNIADSAIFVGAILILWEAFKPDVAQTEQEQSK; this is encoded by the coding sequence ATGAGTACTGTTCCATTAAATTGGAAGGACAGTGGCTTGCGTTGGTATTGGGTAGCTGTATTTGTGTTTATTGCAGATCAGCTATCTAAACAATGGGTACTGGAAAACTTTGATTTATATGAATCAATTCAGTTATTGCCATTTTTTAATTTTACTTATGTACGCAATTACGGAGCCGCATTTAGTTTTTTAAGTGATGCCGGAGGTTGGCAACGTTGGTTTTTTGCGGTTATTGCGATAGGTTTTAGTACCTTGTTAACCATCTGGTTAAGAAAGCAGTCACATCAATTGTTACGTACAAACCTTGCTTATACATTAGTTATTGGTGGCGCATTAGGTAATTTAGTTGATCGTTTAATGCATGGCTTCGTAGTGGACTTTGTAGATTTCTATTGGAAAACTAGCCATTACCCAGCATTTAATATTGCTGACTCTGCCATTTTTGTTGGCGCGATATTAATTCTGTGGGAAGCCTTTAAGCCTGATGTTGCTCAAACTGAGCAGGAGCAATCAAAGTGA
- the fkpB gene encoding FKBP-type peptidyl-prolyl cis-trans isomerase, whose product MTDLNKPDNHAILCHMNLILEDGSTADSTKASGKPARFNLGDQSLSPALEAQIKHLSEGDKHTFTLDAKDAFGESNPDAIHHMDRSRFPANMKLEAGVIVSFSGPGGSEIPGIVRETIGDSITVDLNHPLAGHKITFELDVVQVITE is encoded by the coding sequence GTGACCGATTTAAATAAACCCGATAACCATGCTATTTTATGCCATATGAACCTTATTTTAGAAGATGGTTCAACCGCAGATAGCACCAAAGCATCAGGTAAGCCTGCGCGGTTTAATTTAGGCGATCAAAGCCTGAGCCCAGCGTTAGAAGCACAAATTAAACATTTATCAGAGGGTGATAAACATACTTTCACCCTGGATGCTAAAGATGCTTTTGGCGAGTCAAACCCTGATGCTATTCATCATATGGATCGCAGTCGTTTTCCAGCTAACATGAAGTTAGAAGCTGGGGTTATTGTCAGTTTTTCTGGCCCAGGCGGCAGCGAAATTCCGGGTATTGTGCGTGAAACAATAGGTGACTCCATTACTGTGGATCTAAATCATCCATTGGCTGGGCATAAAATCACTTTTGAGCTAGATGTTGTACAGGTTATCACGGAGTAA
- the pilV gene encoding type IV pilus modification protein PilV encodes MSSKGNGFSLIEVMVSLVILVIGLIGIFNLHIVAKQGSFESFQQTQASYYANDIVNRMRMNPSELSNYEGTYNGGTSAPTKACDVAIGVNSICTNVETRLWDIYQWEQSFKGENEKYSGTSVGGLDSTTACIDITGRDVIVVMTWRGIRASTDGLSEGSAFAKSCGSSNDRRRALVINTAIL; translated from the coding sequence ATGTCATCTAAAGGGAATGGATTTTCCTTAATTGAAGTTATGGTCTCACTGGTAATACTGGTGATAGGCCTTATTGGCATTTTTAATTTGCACATAGTCGCTAAACAAGGCAGTTTTGAATCTTTTCAACAAACTCAAGCCTCTTATTATGCCAATGATATTGTCAACAGAATGCGAATGAACCCATCTGAGCTGAGCAATTATGAAGGGACTTATAATGGCGGCACATCTGCGCCAACTAAAGCCTGTGATGTTGCTATTGGTGTGAACAGTATTTGCACTAATGTTGAGACCCGCCTATGGGATATATACCAGTGGGAACAGTCGTTTAAGGGTGAAAATGAAAAGTATTCTGGTACGAGTGTCGGCGGATTAGATTCTACAACCGCTTGTATAGATATTACTGGTAGGGATGTCATAGTTGTTATGACCTGGCGTGGCATTCGCGCTTCAACAGATGGATTAAGCGAGGGCAGTGCTTTTGCAAAAAGTTGTGGCTCGTCAAATGATAGGCGTCGTGCGTTAGTTATTAATACCGCGATTTTGTAG